One Ostrea edulis chromosome 6, xbOstEdul1.1, whole genome shotgun sequence genomic window, tgggatttatgagattgatcactgttcgttatcttcacctttcatataggattttatataaaagtttgtaTCTATCACATAGTTTGTTGAAAATGTTTACTTTGAAACAAGGTCATCTAGTTATAGTCTCCAATTTAATGTTGATTGGAACTATTTTATCTTCTGTCCCAGTATTGTCACTTTTATTTGAGTTATCTCCCTTCGTAATTCACATTTGGAGGTGGATAATGTAGAATGATGTAATTCAGTGTACATTAGCAATATTCTCTGAATGCATATTCATTTTAACAGTGTTAGAGAAGGAGGGGGGTATGAAGAGTGTTATTGTGACTACTGCATGTCTTATTCCTTTAGGCATGTGTTAAGCAGGATGAGACAACATTCTCTCAGATAATTATCGTTATTGTTTGATAACAGAAAGAGAACGGAAATGACCCATGAGAATGACGGCCTCGCTGTTGCAGAGAAGTACCTGTTTCATGGGACGCATGCTTCTGTCCTGGAGGCCATCTGTAGGAAGGGCTTCGACTGGCGAGTGTGCGGCAAAAACGGGACTGTGTACGGACATGGTAAACTCTCTTACATTACAGCACATCAACACATTCATTACTCTGATTTTCCACcaagtttgtgaaaaataatggTCCCTTGATCAGGGTGTCAGACAGTGCATTAGATATTTAAAAGTCTTAAAGTTTGTGTCAGTTCTCCAACATGGAGAAAAAGGACATGCTTAGTTATATTGAGATTAGAAGATGCAGAAAATTATATTGGATATttaacaaagtttggttataacgagCTATTTTTCGCTGGCCTGGTGGTATGCTTTAACCATGGTTAACTGTATAAAGTTCAGATAAGTGAAGTCAGGAGCATGTGTAGTAGAGATAAGCAGGGTGTTTAGTGCTTCATATCTGTGGCGGTTTACAGATTCTTAATTAATTTTCGTTCATTGGTTAAAGTAATTGTTATTAAAGATTATGAATTGGAATCAAATGTAACAAGTTTTGaaattatatcatataaattaACAATTATACTATTAGCAAGATATAGTCATATTTTAAATCTTGAGATCTCACCAATATAGCTGAATCTGGGtcatattttgcttttaaatactttttaaaaatacttttttttatgtGCCTGTCAAAGAAAGGAGGTATGTTATGGTGTCAATcattcgtctgtctgtccggacatTGTAggtaaaatacaaaatgaactgtaagctccaggatcttacaacttggtatatttgatcaccatgattaGAGGATGATGTCtcttgtttctcaaggtcaaaggtctagGTCGTAATATTACTCAAtagaaaaaccttgtaggcaggatacagactgaaccataagctccaggatcttacaacttggcagatttgatcaccatgatgagaggaagtgcctattgtttctcaaggtcaggggtcaaaggtcaatttcGTAGTACCACTTagttggaaaaccttgtaggtagAATATAGATTGAACCGTAAGATCCAGGATCTTACTACTtgatacatttgatcaccatgataagatGAAGATGCCTATTTGTTCTcaaaatcaaaggtcaaggtcggttggtagaccacatgttgtctgcacaatatcttgagaaccattcacttgatcatgaTGATATTTCATacgtgggttggttatgagtagaagaggatccctattgttttttaggtccaaaggtcaagggacaatctactctggacatgaaaatatactgtccgcttaatatcttgagaactctttgcttgacagacatcaaacttggtacactagtacatcttcaggagaaaatgacccatattgattttatggtcaaaggtcaagagtcaaactggacatagtaatatactgtccattcaatatcttgagaaccctttgtttgacagacatcaaacttagtacattggtacatcttcaggagaagattactcctattgactttgaggtcacatggtcaaaggtcaattgtcaaactggacatagtaatacactgtccactcaatatattaagaaccctttgcttgacagacatcaaacttagtacattggtatatcttcaggagaagatgacccctattaacattgaggtcacatgatcaaaggtcaaggatcaaactggacattgaaatataatgtcagctcaatatcttgagaaccctttgcttgacagatatcaaacttggtacactggtacatcttcaggagaatatgacccctaatgattttaaggtcatatggtcaaaggtgaagattcaaactggacatagtaatatactgtccactaaAGATCTTgggaaccctttgcttgacagacattaaacttagtacactggtacattttcaggagatgacccctattgattttgagatcacatagtcaaaggtcaatggtgaACTGgacatctgtagtaatatattgtctcctatgttctaagaattatttgcttgctTGACTCCAAACtggtacattggtacagcataaggagtagatgacccctattgatttttaggtcatatgccattggtcaatccactcttgacatgggaagatattgtcattgtcaactcaatattttgaattggtgatactactatcaattaaatgatgtgtgtgtataacccttttcaattttgcaaacatctcttgttaagttcttgataactatcaattcaattcttttcaaatttggtatgaagcatctttagaagatggggaacataaatttcaggattcctgcacacctggggccttagggacagagcaaaaactgcccaaaattgaccaatattcaaaaatcgtcttctctacaaccacacacatgtaagaaaagctaaatgcatagtgatgtagagcaggaaagcctctaccaatattgtaaatttcatgatccccggggtaggggtaggggttctgaccccagggtgaggccaaacttactatatagtgtttatgtataaaacatctaaataacatcttctttaatgttattgatactaaattgaaactaaatgaatatttagaaagagcaggtagtcctttaccaaaattgtaaatttcatgatccccgggataggggttctaaccccagggtggggcaaatttactatatagtgtttatgtgtaaaacaactaaataacatcttctttaatgttattgatactaaattgaaactaaatggatatttagaaagagcaggtagtcctttaccaaaattgtaaatttgatgatccctggggtagggattctgaccccagggtggggccaaacttagtacagtaaaactcgaatatagcgaacacggatatagcgaaattgcGGCTATAACGAAGTGAAAACGATTCCCCcagcaaattctttatatattctatatagaaatttgcgtctataacgaacacggatatagcgaatttacggatataacgaagtaaattcctattccccctgaattaaaaatgaacataaaaataaccttttataacgaatttatttttttcattttaaacgtTTTCCAAtgacataaaggatccacacttattacaaaatttctgtttgtattttttcaaaaaaggttgttaactcaaaacaatatttacacatatgtttaggaaatatattgtcggtattgtttaaTATTCTCCTTAATTAAATTTGGTGTttcaatgcatttattttatcgtacactcctttatttgtgtaaagcaacaagtaaatgacaattgcaatagactacatgtatgtattgcatTGTGTTGACATTTCTttctcgacatgttcttgcatgacttCATAATCCaccaagataaattatcatatataaatcaatgtgtatatttcttgtataaaaatatttcttctcaaaaatatataggtttcatttcttttaaagacgatacaaacgcaagtatatcgattgctgctttcttatataactggtatacatgtagaacaaatcaattttataatgaattcgttgtatttgaattatgaattcactataaacgtatagcgaattacgcttatagcgaatttttatagatgGTCCCCAacaattcgctatatcagagttttactgtatacagtatttatctaGGTTTGTTGatgctgtataaaatctaaatgcatactgaggaatagcagaaaaggatgtacagaaaatggtaattttacaacccagggttttgactctaggatgagtccaaattagtcatatcttttaatgttttaatgttaatacacctattatattaaagtctttcatcagtgtatgcacttttgagggcattggaTTTTtatgaacacatcttgttttatactgttgctgaacagaagaatttagcttagatattcagaacaggaaatttttttctagattttatagcccttcagagtagtgatactttttcactagtactcaggtgaccgataaagcctgtgggcctcttgtttgctTCTACTACAGGCCCAAGGTGTGTGATAAGTTTAGAGTGATTGTATTCATTATGGGTCCCTGGTGTGTGATTAAGTCAATACAACTGtgatattgtattttattatggTTTCTTGGTGTGTGATCAGATCAATATgattgtgttattttttttatattttggttTCTTGGTGTGTGATCAGGTCAATATGATTGTGATATACTTATTGCAGGTTGTTATTTTGCCTCAGACTCCTCCTATTCCCACCAGTACACAGACAAGGCAGACCGTCGTCGAGGGTTACATATGATGCACGCTGCAGGGGCGTTCCTTCACATGGGCGTTGTTCCGTTCCAACACTTTCCAAATTCTGCTAGGTCTTTTTCCTTTGTCTCTGTGCCATCGCAGATTGTTGTCCCATCTACGGTATTCTCCAGGCGGAGACTGCAAGCCACATCATCAATGTCCAATATAGGCCCAGCTTCAAGCACAGGGGGTGATGATGGAAGCTCTTCAAGTGCCACCCCTTCAAACACTTCATCCAGTGGCTCAGGGTTCTCTCAGACAGTCATCCAACAACCTGCTGCGGATTCCTCAGCTAACAGTGCACAGGATCTTGGGCAGAATGGGATCAAACCTCAGAGATGTCAATGGTCAATTAATTATGCAAGGCAAAATGGAAATTTTACCAGCACTAATGATCAGATGATATCTGGACTTAATTCATCCTCTGGGACAGGCTCCTCCAATAGCAACACTCAGACTAATTTACTCAATCAGTTCAATAATCTACCAGGATTTTCCACTCAGAGTTCATCTCTTAGTAACACTCAAAATGTTTTAACCAACCAGAATTCTTCTCTGGGTGCTCAGAGTATTTTGTCCAATCAGAATGCATCTCTAAATAGCACTCAAAATTTTCTGACCAATCAGAATGGTAACAGCTTTATACAGTCCCAGAATGCACCATCCCCTATTGGGGTTTCCTCTTCTGTCCAGAATCAGCAAGGCACAGTAATGCAACAAATGGTTCCCAGCTCCTCTCAACAACTGGTTCAAGTCAATCCAGGTCCCTCCCATCAAGGCAATCCAGGTCCCTCTCAACAACTGGTTCCTGGTCCCTCCCATCAAATCAATCCAGGTCCCTCCCATCAAGTCAATCCTGGCCCCTCCCATCAAATCAATCCTGGTCCCTCCCATCAAAGCAATCCAGGTCCCTCCCATCAAGGCAATCCAGGTCCCTCCCATCATGTCAATCCTGGTCCCAGCCAACAAGTCAACCCAGGGCTCTCCCAGCAGGATCTTTCCTCAGTCGCTGGGGGAGGATCTGCTCTCAAGCAGATTCCTTTGCGTAGCATGCTTTTCTCAAGGCGTCATGCTCTGCAGCACAAGCTTATGCCACAGAATATTTGTCACTCTGGTAGAGAAATGGGGGAGAAAACTCTCCATAAAATGTTCATGGCAAAGGTGCTAGTTGGTCGGTTCACAGGAGGAAGCAGTTCATACCGGAAACCTCCACCTCTGGATCCTGTCAACGATCCTTACGGAAAATGTTACGATTCGTGTGTGGACAATATTCATAATCCAAAAGTGTTTGTCATTTTTGACAGCAGTCAATCCTATCCTGACTACCTCATAGAATACAACTACTCCATGTAAATTCGACATAGAATACAACTACTCCATGTGAATGTGACATAGAATACAACTACTCCATGTAAATTCGACATAGAATACAACTACTCCATGTAAATGTGACATAGAACACAACTACTCCATGTATATGTGACATAGAACACTAGTACATCATGTAAATGTGACATAGAACACAACTACTCCATGTAAATGTGACATAGAACACAACTACTCCATGTAAATGTGACATAGAACACAACTACTCCATGTAAATGTGACAACTACCCCATGTAAACTTAGATATTACTTAAGGGTGACCTCAGTATGAatttatgattttgttttataacAGATGGAAGAGAGTTGAAGATCGATTCTCATTTGATTACAAATTATCGAAATTCTT contains:
- the LOC125683353 gene encoding uncharacterized protein LOC125683353, whose protein sequence is MATSETVAIVIASDDESDSDVEILREEKNEDLDVIFVAETTVKTVTQIEMGTGGGQPVKTVQSCENLRRNIGVDLPMDECTNDDTNPAVTTPLDLSSKKCSDDDLDLDPSSSFMTEQTASTLSDFLKESFPPNVKILSKSDSICVSHSCDNSDPKTVDIQPDQYPKKMDLFDSSLSPGTSLSTTDIANIDSLPAVIPPNTTVGDIPVVCSDSVSKSSNKRQGSSNENVYIRKKVKKEIDIFNTEAWKSLDLDFLTESSSSVYPNNSSCDNKSVTGSNGAPANAVCGRSFSVSTETSTKHLPPKKQSCFRQASDPGIQARPPSPQPSCSSWGSEKCTSCNISLLGFRISRCIQGHPTCAFCLEEQVKLVLTGKTKESLLCVQGGCDSYYPMSELKQSLPSMVVEILETKLDDDYIEYIANMIAKKTSDEGCIEDRDSDNRTCGWGDRQLEMEDEGRQKIPEDWPEHWEYMDARQGFLMVDLVPDSPEYIEVCSKFYETLHFPQADIVKISRIQNPILWKYFSVKRTEMTHENDGLAVAEKYLFHGTHASVLEAICRKGFDWRVCGKNGTVYGHGCYFASDSSYSHQYTDKADRRRGLHMMHAAGAFLHMGVVPFQHFPNSARSFSFVSVPSQIVVPSTVFSRRRLQATSSMSNIGPASSTGGDDGSSSSATPSNTSSSGSGFSQTVIQQPAADSSANSAQDLGQNGIKPQRCQWSINYARQNGNFTSTNDQMISGLNSSSGTGSSNSNTQTNLLNQFNNLPGFSTQSSSLSNTQNVLTNQNSSLGAQSILSNQNASLNSTQNFLTNQNGNSFIQSQNAPSPIGVSSSVQNQQGTVMQQMVPSSSQQLVQVNPGPSHQGNPGPSQQLVPGPSHQINPGPSHQVNPGPSHQINPGPSHQSNPGPSHQGNPGPSHHVNPGPSQQVNPGLSQQDLSSVAGGGSALKQIPLRSMLFSRRHALQHKLMPQNICHSGREMGEKTLHKMFMAKVLVGRFTGGSSSYRKPPPLDPVNDPYGKCYDSCVDNIHNPKVFVIFDSSQSYPDYLIEYNYSM